A window of Hevea brasiliensis isolate MT/VB/25A 57/8 unplaced genomic scaffold, ASM3005281v1 Scaf409, whole genome shotgun sequence contains these coding sequences:
- the LOC110636949 gene encoding uncharacterized protein C24B11.05 yields the protein MAYEDQYQQSLLLKYDTLLFDVDDTLYPLSTGFSKECAKNIEEYMVQKLGIPENKASQLNQELYKNYGTSMAGLKAIGYDFDNDEYHSFVHGRLPYEKLKPDHVLRSLLLSLPVRKVIFSNADKAHVAKTLSKLGLEDCFERIICFETLNPSGKTSTSFDDKNELQLGSEMLEISDHSCQSDIGSILPKTPIVCKPFENAFEQAFKLANIKPQRTIFFDDSIRNIQTGKQMGLRTVLVGKSNRVSGADYVLDSIHNMKEALPELWEANSKKSETTKYIASVSIETSVTA from the exons ATGGCATATGAAGATCAATACCAGCAATCCCTGCTGCTAAAATATGACACTCTTCTCTTTG ACGTGGATGATACCCTGTATCCCTTAAGCACTGGTTTCTCGAAGGAATGCGCCAAGAACATTGAAG AATATATGGTTCAGAAGCTTGGTATTCCAGAAAATAAAGCCTCTCAATTGAATCAAGAATTGTACAAGAACTATGGAACCTCAATGGCGGGTCTCAAG gctatTGGCTATGATTTTGACAACGATGAATATCACAG CTTTGTTCATGGAAGATTACCTTATGAGAAGCTGAAGCCTGACCATGTTCTAAGGAGTCTTCTGCTTAGCTTGCCTGTCCGTAAAGTT ATATTCTCAAATGCTGATAAAGCCCATGTGGCTAAAACTCTAAGCAAGCTTGGATTGGAGGACTGTTTTGAGAGGATTATATGCTTCGAGACCCTTAATCCCAGTGGCAAAACCAGTACTAGTTTTGATGATAAAAATGAGCTTCAACTTGGAAGTGAAATGCTTGAAATCTCTGATCATTCTTGTCAATCTGATATTGGTTCAATACTTCCTAAAACTCCAATCGTCTGCAAACCATTTGAAAATGCATTTGAACAGGCCTTTAAATTGgctaacatcaaacctcaaagaaCA atATTTTTTGATGATAGCATCCGGAACATACAGACAGGAAAGCAAATGGGACTCAGGACTGTGTTG GTGGGCAAATCGAATCGAGTTTCGGGGGCTGATTATGTTCTTGACAGCATCCACAATATGAAGGAAGCACTGCCAGAACTCTGGGAAGCAAATAGCAAGAAGTCAGAAACTACAAAATATATAGCAAGTGTTTCAATTGAAACATCTGTGACAGCCTAA
- the LOC110636951 gene encoding uncharacterized protein C24B11.05, whose protein sequence is MECEENQPVALEKYDCLLFDLDETLYPNSSGLAQHVTKNIEEYMIQKLRIEESQVPELCVSLYKYYGTTLAGLRAIGYKFDYDDFHNFVHGKLPYDILKPDLVLRNLLHSVPVRKVVFTNADKNHAERVLNRLGLEDCFEGVICFETLNNTNKGNNPVEEDENAVFDINEYSAAPNAGIALPRSPVVCKPFEEAFDQVFKIACINPQRTLFFDDSIRNLQTGKQLGLNTVWVGSSHRTEGVDYALESIHNIKEALPELWEANEKSEDVRYSGKVAIETSVKA, encoded by the exons ATGGAGTGTGAAGAGAACCAACCAGTGGCTCTGGAGAAGTACGATTGTCTCCTTTTTG ATTTAGATGAGACACTCTATCCTAACAGTTCTGGTTTGGCTCAACATGTCACCAAGAATATTGAAG AGTATATGATTCAAAAGCTCCGCATTGAGGAAAGTCAAGTCCCAGAATTGTGTGTTTCCTTGTACAAGTATTATGGGACAACATTGGCTGGTCTCAGG GCTATTGGGTATAAGTTCGACTATGATGACTTCCATAA TTTTGTTCATGGAAAATTACCCTATGATATCCTAAAGCCTGACCTTGTTCTTAGAAATCTTTTACACAGTGTGCCTGTTCGGAAAGTT GTTTTCACCAATGCTGATAAGAATCATGCTGAGAGGGTCCTCAATAGACTTGGGTTAGAGGACTGCTTTGAAGGAGTTATATGCTTTGAGACCTTGAATAACACTAACAAAGGAAATAATCCCGTTGAAGAGGATgaaaatgcagtttttgacatcaATGAATATAGCGCTGCTCCGAATGCTGGTATTGCACTTCCAAGGTCACCAGTTGTCTGCAAACCATTTGAAGAGGCATTTGACCAGGTGTTTAAGATTGCCTGCATCAACCCTCAAAGAACG TTGTTCTTCGATGACAGCATCCGTAATTTACAGACTGGGAAACAGCTGGGCCTCAACACTGTGTGG GTAGGCTCTTCCCATCGCACTGAAGGTGTAGACTATGCACTTGAGAGCATCCACAATATCAAGGAAGCACTGCCGGAGCTCTGGGAGGCTAATGAGAAGTCTGAAGATGTGAGGTATTCAGGGAAGGTTGCCATTGAGACTTCAGTTAAGGCATAG
- the LOC110636950 gene encoding uncharacterized protein LOC110636950, with protein MARLDPHSSTFERSYRCYPVSFIDKTHVEKGDKIIMPPSALDHLASLHIDYPMLFELRNPSVERVTHCGVLEFIADEGIIFLPYWMMENMLLQEGDIVQLKNASLTKGTYVKLQPHTKDFLDISNPKAILETSLRNYSCLTTGDTIMVAYNNKKYYIDIVETKPCSAISIIETDCEVDFAPPLDYKEPEKPAPSPRSNKTPPEVEEEPAKKMPKFSPFTGVARRLDGKLSALATASANNLKQNPQEVGKDSSSSKPSNSASCSHSGKLVFGSNVNQPRSGTPKNAPNKSSQEAPQKVEEPKFQAFTGKKYSLKE; from the exons ATG GCTCGGCTAGACCCCCACAGTTCAACGTTTGAACGGAGTTATCGCTGTTACCCTGTCTCTTTCATTGATAAG ACACATGTGGAAAAGGGCGATAAAA TTATTATGCCTCCCTCAGCTCTTGATCACCTTG CTTCTTTGCACATTGACTACCCAATGCTTTTTGAACTCCGAAATCCATCTGTTGAGCGAGTTACACATTGTGGGGTTctagaatttattgctgatgaggGAATCATATTCTTGCCCTATTGG ATGATGGAAAACATGCTCCTGCAAGAGGGAGACATTGTGCAATTAAAAAATGCCAGCCTCACAAAGGGAACTTATGTAAAGCTGCAGCCCCACACTAAGGACTTCTTAGATATCTCCAACCCCAAAGCAAT CTTAGAGACTTCATTGAGGAACTACTCTTGTTTAACAACTGGTGATACAATAATGGTTGCTTATAACAACAAGAAGTACTACATTGACATAGTTGAAACAAAACCATGCTCTGCAATCAGTATTATTGAAACAGACTGTGAGGTAGATTTTGCTCCGCCTCTTGACTATAAAGAACCTGAAAAGCCAGCTCCATCTCCTAGGTCAAATAAGACACCACCTGAAG TTGAAGAAGAGCCAGCCAAAAAGATGCCAAAGTTCAGTCCATTCACTGGAGTAGCAAGACGTTTGGATGGAAAACTATCAGCACTAGCAACTGCATCAGCTAACAATCTGAAACAGAACCCTCAAGAGGTTGGGAAAGATAGTAGTAGCTCCAAGCCATCAAACTCTGCATCTTGTTCACACTCTGGGAAGCTCGTCTTTGGTTCAAATGTAAACCAACCCCGAAGTGGAACACCAAAG AATGCCCCAAATAAGAGCAGTCAAGAGGCACCTCAGAAGGTTGAAGAACCTAAATTTCAAGCATTCACAGGGAAAAAGTATTCTTTGAAAgaatga